A region from the Rosa rugosa chromosome 6, drRosRugo1.1, whole genome shotgun sequence genome encodes:
- the LOC133716641 gene encoding uncharacterized protein LOC133716641 has product MIGSLDCIHWQWKNCPVEWQDSFSGKSKKPTIVLEAVAGPDTWIWHAFFGIPRAQNDLTVLGCSPLLDAVITGQSPHLNYYVNVTPYEFGYYLTDGIYPKWATWVQSIRQLENEQEKYFFTKQEAYRKDVERAFGILQARFAIVRQPARGWDKDLLSDEVQFSKNNSSYFDIYTRNKLPTQENS; this is encoded by the coding sequence TACATtggcaatggaagaattgtccAGTGGAATGGCAGGATAGCTTTAGTGGCAAATCAAAAAAACCAACAATTGTTCTCGAAGCTGTGGCAGGTCCCGATACCTGGATTTGGCATGCTTTCTTTGGAATCCCAAGAGCTCAAAATGACCTCACTGTTCTTGGATGCTCCCCTTTGCTTGATGCTGTCATAACAGGTCAGTCACCACATCTTAACTATTATGTCAACGTGACTCCTTATGAGTTTGGGTACTATCTTACTGATGGTATTTACCCTAAGTGGGCGACGTGGGTGCAATCTATCAGACAACTTGAGAATGAACAGGAGAAGTATTTTTTCACAAAACAGGAGGCGTACCGCAAGGATGTTGAAAGGGCATTTGGAATTCTACAAGCACGATTTGCAATAGTTAGGCAGCCTGCAAGAGGTTGGGATAAGGATTTATTATCGGATGAGGTGCAATTCTCCAAGAACAACTCGTCTTACTTTGATATTTACACAAGAAacaaactccccacccaagagaactcttga